Below is a window of Humulus lupulus chromosome 2, drHumLupu1.1, whole genome shotgun sequence DNA.
ATACCTGAcgctttaattttccacgaccattgggtcggacaagtgtatgtcacactcctgattaggcctaaccatatctatcagcgctcagtgcgctattgtcgcccttgaattataagtcaatactttcgaccagcgctcaacgctattgccgtccttgattataagtcaagcctttcttaaTCAGATAATGCTAACATGCATATATCGTATAATAATTatctagatacagagcattcaacacgCTTAGTcaaacaatcacaggcataatcataatcattctcATTTATAGGGCCGGAaccctaatcaaatctatatttaacaactaggccaagccctaatcatatacatcacgtattgggtgcagttttcttacatttggtccaagcacaagttatttaacaacgacccccgagcacgatcctgttctGAGCCGTagtggtaccctagtcacaaccataataaatgatatttattaatatcgagtaaataaagacttctggATCAAGTCctagtctccgagaccttgaattctactaatccgggtagtagaatccttccagagcccttaggtttgagttcccatcactCAAAACCTACTTTGGCCATTTCTCCCTATGCACACCGCGATGCCCCTTGACAGGTCGCGGTgcacctcaagtcagagagcccctgACTTAACTCCCAAGGATGTGCGCCGTGGCACAGCCCTGAAGGGTCGCTGCACACCTACGAGATCAGAGAACCACCTGGGCCCTAGGTTCGCGCGGGTCGCAACACCCCAAGAACAAGGTTGCGACGCGACCCTATGAACCTAGTTTTTCAAGTTTTTCTTCAACTAAATTTCCTCCAAAATTCATCTCAAACAAAACCCAAAGCCATAATTCAATCCCCCAAACATCATCAGTACATCACCAACATCAAAACACAACCTTAAATTCAACCAAAATCCCCACAAAACTCAACATCAAcaccttgagcctcaaagctcaagaacacttgaAAACCAAATCAGAATTAATCAAAACAAGATTTACAGCCTTACCTCAATTGTGGATTATGTTCTCCTAGCTGTAGTTAATCAATTCCTGACCTCAAGAACAACAAACCACTCCAAATTCAATCTTCCAAGCCTTAAATTCCATTAGCTTTTCTCAAAAACCAAACCACCCTAGAGAGAGGGAGATGGAACgtaaaaggagagagagagagagagctgagtttGTGTTTGTGAATGTTTTGTTTCCTTCCCCTAAAGCAacctagtgactaagtcactactaggagagaaaagaccaaattgcccctttGCCTGTGCCTTGCTCTCATATGCCCTCAAGGATAAATTAGTCTTTTGTCACATTTCCCGTTATTCATAATGAACGCCTCctaattcccgttacttccaatatcctcaaataatcaataaatagtttcccattacctgataaatcccagtaatgtactaaattaccaaattacctctaggctcacccaagccgggtatttgaccccgttatgaataaaccgctaacttgctccctaggatcacctcatgcCAAACttcccaaatatatccacataataatgtggtctcaattacacacacacacacacacacacacacacatatatatatatatattcaaatatgcccacgacgggccaaaatcacaaaaatgccattctaataagaaacgggcccacatgcatgcaaatacaattatattataatataactcacataattcatataatcacgcatatcatcacataataattcaattaaatcaattatcgccctcttggccccctaatcaaggctctaaaccttattagggaaatgGGGACGTTACATCCTGGGTGCGCGAGGCGCTGGGCGTGCGAGACGTGCCCCTCTTGGGCGCAAAGGCACTTCGATTTTCAGCTAGACAGGGACCTCGTGGGGCGCTTGGGAGTGCTGCCTAGATTGTGGTCTCGTGAGACCTCTAGGCGTGAGCCCGATGGAGTGGCTAAGTGACCCTTAACAATTTATTTCAACAAGGGATTGGACCTTTTTTCCTTGacagatttttggcatccacacaattcataattaaaagggcgGAACGAACCCCGAAAATCTTGTTTCTGGGTAATCGGCGCAGCCGCGCTGGTACTTGGGCACGGTTGTGCCCACAAAGAATTCGCGCCAGGGCATGGGCACAGTTGCTCTCTACGTGATTTTTGTAATCGCAagtatgattttaaccccaatttCCAGCACTAAATCGCAAGGTTTCGATCCAAAACACCCAATCGatcaacctagcatgtttctaacaatGAAACCCAAATAAAATAAATCCTAAACATCTAataaacatcaattaatcaataaCACAAATATTTAACAATTTTTATCATCAAACCCTGAATCTAACATCAAACTTGAATATCACAATTCAAAGAATTTACCTATCAATATCTCTGCCACAATCCTCAATTCCTTGTTCCCTTTCGGTAACTCATAGTCCGTTAAAGTGGATAACTGAAATCCTTTTCCAATTCCTTAACCCTCAAAGGTTCATATCAAGAACTAGAGAAGTGTTATTGTTCCGTTACTCAATCGTGTATCCTGAATGAAATGTCTGACAATCGTGAAAAGCCTAACCttaatttatctttttattaattttgatcaATAATTGTGTAACACATAATTACTGTCTTACCCCCAACTCTAAATTTCCTCAATCATTAACTTAAgccttttttttttggtaatttccccttaaactaatagttttgacttatgaaaattACAATCTCTACCACAAGATTCATAATTACACTTTAACCCCTAATTTCCaaaatctttggcacttaagcCCCTGATACTTGAAGGAACCATGTTTTGGCGctgtcatacatatacatattataatcATGAAATAAATCACATATTATCATAAAATTTAAAAGGAAACAAATTCACATATGCATCAACATAAATTACCAAATTGCCCTCACtggacaaattaccaaaatacccataaaaTACAAAGGCATATATTACAACAATAGAAACATAGTTTATGGCTACATTAGAAGTTTTCAAGGAGGTGATCTGGTTACAAGGGATTATGTTCGAACTAAAGTTGCTGAAGGAAAAAGGAACAATTTACTCAGATAGTCAGTCATTTATATATCTATGTAGGAATCCGGTATATCACGAGAAGAGCAAACATATAGACATTCGTCTATATCGGATTAGAAAAAAGATTGAAGACAAAGTGCTAGAATTGGAGAAGGTTCCCAGTGAAGAGAATCCTGCAGATTTAGGCACGAAGATTCTAACGATCAACAAGTTGGCTCATTGTCGCGATTTGCTGAACATTGGGGATCATCGAGGCAGAGTATATCACCACGAGCAACTTCATAGAGGCTTCGTCTTGAAGGAATAAGGTGGAATTTTTGGTAATTATTCCTTCTAGACTTAGCTAGGTGCATCATTCTTATTGGTCAAGCCCTTAATTGCCTCTTTTCTATTGGTCAAGAAGGTTAAGTCAGTTACAAGACTTTTAGCTATAAATAGGTATTGTGAGAGTCATTTTATATAATACAAAATCACTTTGTAaattcaagagagagagagagagagagagagagagagagagagagagagagagagagagagagagagctttgcATTTGGTTTTTATCCTtcaagaaagagagagaatgagtttagTCATAAGTGAGAGAAAGCTTAAAGAAAGCAAGAAAACTTGGTAGAGTTTAGAGTACAAGAGATTTTGTATTGTCACTTATTGTGTGTTATTCTCAACTGTGAAGAAGGAGGGTTGTACAAAGCTGTTTGAATATTGATCAATAAAGCTTGAGGTGATGCTCGACTGTACATAGGACAAATTGTTCGAACCAGTATAaatcttggtgttttcttcccTAATTATTATTTCGTTATTGTTTCTGTTTGAGGTTTCTTTCCTAATGTTCTGCTTGCATATTGTGCTAATTGTTTATTTTTCACAACTTAATAATCTTTGTTTCTAGTCGTGTATTTTTCGCTGCGGTCTTTTCTTGAATTTTTTAGGTGAATCTTTATTGTTGCAATTTATAAGCCAACATGTACATATACTCAAACTTTATATCCTACTATATTTAGTTTTGGTATTGATATTTTTCTTATTGAATGTGTAAAATATTGTCATATTTGTATAGCAATGTAATTGtgaagatattttttaaaatatatatggctaatgtttactttaTGTATTATTGaatgttttgtattttttttaattttatgataGAATTTATATTTTGACTGCTCATTCATGGTGAAGGAGAGATATTCCATTCTCTTATAATCAAAATTGCCAATGTTTGGTCTTTTAATCTAAACTAGCAGAGAACAAGAAGAATTACATAGCCAAATCACTAGAAATAGTTTCAACATGAACACCAACAACTCTTTCATGCGCTGGTAATCAAGTCAGAGGTTTCTTCATTTGCTGAGGTCTTCAAGCGATCAGCGGCTTTTGTAACCTAAAAACACATGCAACATCCATTTAATGAAAACCCTTTGATCAAATTTAATGCAtttctaatattttttaataagatTCATTGATCACAATTGTCATTACCTCAGTATGCCAATTTGTTCTAGCAGTCAGAATAATTAGAGTTATTGTTTGTAAAAGAACTCCAATAATCATTCCCCACCATATACCCTGCACCAAACACAGAACACAGTCGTTTTGTCATTCATGAAACCAGAACTTACAAATAGTATTTATGTATTGAcatcgagagagagagagcgagagattCCAACTTACTGCTACTCCAAGACTAGTTTTGAATCCAAGAACACACCCAATTGGGAGACCAATAATATAGTATGTAGTAAGGTTAACATAAGCCACCACAGCTTGCCATCCACTTCCAATGGCCACACCTAAGATTCAAAACAGATATATTATCCCAAATTATCACAAAGacttaataatatatattaaagcATGTAGTTTATAGGTTACCTGAGAGTATGGGTTGGATACCATTTAAGAAAACAGAGATGGCAAGCAATGGGGTCAATTCAGAAACTGCCTCAATAACCTCAGAGTCGGTTGTAAATAGCTTGCTTAATCCAACTTTGAATATCAACACAATTGCACTGAAGACTATACTAATAAGGATGCTTGTACCATTCACTACAAATACTGAGAACTTTGCTACTCTGGGATGTCCTGCACCTAATTCATTGCTGACTCGGACACTGCAATTACCAATAAAGAAAAAAGTGTATTATAATCCCATTCATCCCAAGTCACATTTTAagacaaatattaaatttatagtATTGTCATGCATGTGACAATATTAATCACTATTTCTTTTTTATTCAATGACAAGAATATGTATCCATACTACACTAAAGAGATGATCAAAATCACATACCTAGCTGCCGCACTTAGGCCCAGCATAAATTGCATGTCCCAGTTCAAGTAATTCATGCTGAAGTTATTATCAGAAAAATAAAACTTGTCAGCAACATGGCTTCTTACAcaatttaataaaagaaagaaagcaaaaaaaaaaaaaaaaaaaaaaaaaaaggtgtagatacaaatggacataccaAATGGAAATAGAGTCTAGTGAGATTGTTGGGTTGGTAAGAAGTCCTGATATAAGAACTAGTCCTTGGTTGTACCATATTTCTAAGCTGCATCAATCACATATGATGAATAGGTCATTAATTAGTATCATGAGAGAAAAATGAGAGATATTTTGGTCAAAATACAAAAGAGAGGGATTAGTTAAGCAGTGGAAAAGGTATTTTTGTTAGTAATAACAAATGTATCATACCATAGCATGACAGCAGAAGCAACAGTCAACTTAAAATAAGGCCAGATTCCCTTAAAGGCTTTCCAGGAGAAGCCAGTCCAAGTTTCCTTACAGCTTGGGCTGAGCAGAATGTAAAGCCCATTTATAATGACAAGAAGCCACCAAGAAAGGCTGAGCGTAAGAGCAGCACCCAAAAGCCCATAGTTCAAGACATAAACCACGACCCATGTGAGAACCACATGGATAATGAAAACCCCAACAGACATAAAGGCCAGTGGGTTTACGATGTTCTGGGCCTGAAGGAACCTCTGCATTGGGCAGCTTATTGCAAAGGCATAGATTTGAGGGATGAGGCCGCGTGCGAAGACCTGGCCCTGTTCTGCTATGCTCTTCGACTGGCCCATTCCAATGAGTATTGGGCCGGAGAACCAATAGAGGAATGTGAGGAGAAATGCAGCCCCCAAATGCAAGATGAATGCTCTTTGGCATATGATGCCCATTGCCGAGTACTGCTTAGCTCCATATGCTTGTCCACACACAGTCTGCACTGCGCTGGCCATGCCCAACTGTATTTCAACCAAGAAAAAACTATTCAATTAATAAGCAGTATTTGcatagtgggaattgggaatttGTATTAGCTAGGCCTCTAATATCTCTTGATAGAGAAATACTAGATCCACTCTATATTACACACTACATGTATATTCTACTATGATATAttatatatcttttttttaaaaaaaaaataactaaataataTCCACATGTCATGACATTCATAAGTGAAAGTGTAACATAAGGCAGTTTAAGACTTTTCCACTTGATATTACTCTCTTTTCTTAATATatgaatattatttaattatttgatatTATAATTATATACACTATTTACATGTAATAATGTGTAATTAATTTCAATTATGTAATTCTCTTTTTAAACATATGTATGGCTAAACTTAAATATGTGTTATATATAGTGTGTGCAACTATTGAATATATCTAGCATTACTCATGAcacaacaaattaaattaaacaaTATTAATTAGACAAATAAAAATACACTAGCTATCTAGGCATAATGTTGTAATATCAACATTAATAAAATCATAAcgaaaaaagtaataatattatatagtagACTTTGTCTTATTAGGGTAGAAGTATAGGTATATTACCATAATCCCATAAGCAAGACCTTGAATCCCGACACTGGCAATGGAGGCGCCAGCAAGCTCTAATGCACCCAAATGGCCAGTAAACATGAGTGTGACAAAGCTGAGCATGTAGTTGAAAATAGAGACGATGATGGAAGCCCCAGAGAGGAGCCAGAGGAGCCTGGACTCCCAGCAGATGAGGCGCGGCCACCATCGACACGCGACCGGCTTCTGCTCCAAAAACTCTTCCACCGCAACCGATGACAAGTCAGGAATCCTCGAGTGCGACTCCAGACCCAGCAATAAGGGGTGGTACTGCTGATCTTCTCCCATTGTATTCACCACTCTCTTGACTTGGACTATTCAGCAACTTATTCAAACCAACCTTAACTAATTAatataactgtatatatatttaataagtgTTGAACAAATGATGACTTTTGATTAACTTGGTCATATACGTGTacgatatatacatatatatataaatatatatatatatatatatgagattgGTTGTCACCAAATCATGTATACAGTTTTAGTAAATAATGTAGCTAGGAACACCCTGAAGATCATGTAACTACCATTCTTAGTAGGTGGATAACTAACGGTTCTATCACGTGCTTACCAATAAGGACAACGGAATAGTAGCCGAATCTAACTCTCGGGTTGGGGtcgttttttgtttatttttgacTCAAGTATCTACGTGATctctttttttaaaaatattgttGATTTTTTAGTTgactaaaaatattattataaagaGTATTGCCGTTGGCATACAATTGTCAaaaattttatttgtattttattcgATTGTCGGACCCGTATGACATGTAGAGGATTGCAAAAAAATGCTTTTTCACGCGCCCAAACATCACTTGCTTTTCTATTTCTTATTTGTGTTTAGGATTATTGGCCTCAAAATTACCTATTTTTTTTAGCGGTAAAACTACATTATGTCAGGTCCCGACCAGTGACCCTCGACCTGTGGGCGCACATCCCGCGCATGGACTCGTACGGACGAGTGGGCCGAGTAAATGTCACGACCAATGACGCGACCCATGAAGGGTCCATGGGGCTTGGGCGGTTTGGGGATTACTTAGCATGGATGTACTTCTCCTTCTTAAGTAAACTTAGCATAGTGGGTTTACTCCCTAAATGGGCCGGCCATTTAGTTTATGGGCTTGTCCACATGCTTTATGTAGATATCTTAAGGGAAATGGATGGTGGGGAGCTTGCCACTTGTCGGCCTAGGGTGTTCTCTAGTTTCCTATATAAAGGGCAAGACCCTCACTTGTTTAGGGGCTGCCATTACATTTCTCTATACTTGTAAACACATTCTTATCAATACAAAACACGGATTCTTTGTACCTTGTTGCCTTGTTCCTTTCATTAAGTTGCTTACACTCTTTCGGAGTGGTTTTCCATACCCACTCTTTTAGGCTGACTTTGCCGACGGACTGGTGAAGTGCCGCACTCCCTAACCTCGGTGGGTTCGGAGCGTGTCAGGTGGTATCAGAGCTGATTGTGAGGAGAAAGAGTAATGACGGATCAGCCAATGGCGGAAGCCACGAAGCAAGTGTCTAAAAAGAAAGCCGATCCAAGAGAAATGATAACCGAACTAGAAAAACGTCTCGAAACTAACGTTTACCTTGTCCATGCCATGGATTCCCGAATTGGAGGCCTCGAAGAAAAATGCAAGGATCTAGAAGCAGAAGATGCTGCTATACACGACTCCATTTCAGATGCACTTCAAATGCAGGCCGAAGGTCTGCGTGATGAAGTTGGAACCATGAGGGATTTGCTGCTCGCATAAATGAATTCCCTACGATCCTGGCTCGACGTCATGGAGGtaaatgaaagagagagagacatGGCCAAGCTTGAAGAAATCCAAGCCGATTGGGCCATGTGTAGAAGAGCCGCGTCCGGAGGTGGACTTTCCACCCCCTCGGTTCACAAGATCGAAATACCAAAGCCAAAAGCTTTTGGCGGGGCCCGAAATGCCAAAGAAGTTGATAACTTCATATGGGGCCTATCTCAGTATTTCGAAGCTACCAACATCACCGATGAGGCAGTAAAAATCCGAACCTCGGCTATGTACTTATCCGATACTGCCATGTTATGGTGGCGCCGGAGGCATGGCGAGATTGGAAGACAACTCTGCGTGATGGACTCTTTTGAAGATTTCAAAAGAAAGCTAAAGAAACAGTTCTACCCCGAGAACGCACTAGACGATGCTAAGGGCCAGTTGAGACAACTTAAACAAACTGGCGGGATCCGAGAGTACGTAAGAGATTTTACAACTTTGATCCTAGAAGTCCCGAACACCACCGAAGAAGACTCACTGTTTAACTTCATTGATGGGTTACAACAGTGGGCTAAAGTTGAGTTAAGGCGGAGGAATGTTCAAGATCTTTCATCGGCCATTGCAGTGGCCGAGAGCTTAACCGATTATACTTCTAAAGAATCCTCCAGACCGAAGAAAACAAAGACGTTTGTTAGCCCGAGGAGCGGAGGAGGAGAACGGTGGAAGGCTCGTGGTACGACCGATGCTAGTGCGAGTCAAAAGG
It encodes the following:
- the LOC133818220 gene encoding protein DETOXIFICATION 41, translating into MGEDQQYHPLLLGLESHSRIPDLSSVAVEEFLEQKPVACRWWPRLICWESRLLWLLSGASIIVSIFNYMLSFVTLMFTGHLGALELAGASIASVGIQGLAYGIMLGMASAVQTVCGQAYGAKQYSAMGIICQRAFILHLGAAFLLTFLYWFSGPILIGMGQSKSIAEQGQVFARGLIPQIYAFAISCPMQRFLQAQNIVNPLAFMSVGVFIIHVVLTWVVVYVLNYGLLGAALTLSLSWWLLVIINGLYILLSPSCKETWTGFSWKAFKGIWPYFKLTVASAVMLCLEIWYNQGLVLISGLLTNPTISLDSISICMNYLNWDMQFMLGLSAAASVRVSNELGAGHPRVAKFSVFVVNGTSILISIVFSAIVLIFKVGLSKLFTTDSEVIEAVSELTPLLAISVFLNGIQPILSGVAIGSGWQAVVAYVNLTTYYIIGLPIGCVLGFKTSLGVAGIWWGMIIGVLLQTITLIILTARTNWHTEVTKAADRLKTSANEETSDLITSA